tacacttgtgacaccaggtcttggcacacactagcagactttgtgattttggattatTACTATGGTTATGATTGCACTCAATTGCTTTCgttttatttatataaatctatTATTTCTTAatctttttattaaaaaaaatttaattacttggaaatttattaaaaagagtAATAACGTGATtagttcattgttggcttgcctagcagtggcgctgggcgccatcacggcctataagagAAGTGGGTTGTGACAACCTCCATCGGGACTTTGTCATAGGCCTTTTCAAGATCGATGAACACCATGTGTAagtccttttttctctctctatactACTCCATCAATCGTCTCACAAGGTGAATAGGTTCTGTAGTTAAACGTCCCCACATAAATTCGAACTGGTTCTCATAGATAGATACATCTGTCCTCACTCTcctctccaccaccctctcccaaactttcgtAGTGTGACTCAATAGCTTGATACCCTTATAGTTATTGTAATTCTGGATATCACATTTGTTTTTATACAACGGAATCATCAAACTCCACCGCCAATCTttgggcatcttcttcgtcctgaAAGTTATGTTAAACAAGTTAGTAAGCTACTCCAAGCCAACCCTACCCACTTCTTTCCAAAATTCCAGCGATATCTCGTCAGGACCAATCGTCTTACCCCTGCTCATCTTTTGTATTGCCACATCAATCTCCTCACACTTAATACGCCTACAAAACCTAAAATCTCTTTGACTCTCTAAGTTCTCCAACTCACCTAGCACGATGTTCCTATCCCCTTCCTTGTTCGAGAGTCTAAAATGTACTCCTACCATCTATACCTGATGCACGCCTCTTCTACCAATACGTTACCATcttcgtctttgatgcacctcactcgATCTAGGTCCTGAGCCTTCCTCTCCCTAATCTTTGCTAACTTGTACACCTTCTCATCCCCTCATTTACCCTAAAGATCATCATACAATCTTTCAAAAGCTACAGTCTTACCTGACGTGACCGCGAGCTTCGCCTCTCTCCTTGCCTTCTTATAACACTCCATACACGTCCTATGCTCTTCCTCGTCCATGCTCCCCACTAGCTTCAAATATGCCGCTTTCTTAGCTTCCACTTTTCCTTGGACCTTCCACTAGCTTTCTCACACATGCGGTCTCGTTTTTGCGAGATAAAACTCGCTTCTACAGAACTACCTGGCCAGCAGTCCATCGCACCTGTGGAAGTTCTTCCGCTCCTGCGCAATCGCAGGTACGACACATCCTAGCATATCTGCGCATCTTTCGCACATGTGGCAATGGCGTCGCttctgcgcacacgcaggtgcgctgctcgagtccgcttctgcgaccttaCACCCTGGCTGCCTATGTCGCTTCAGCGAGCttcttctcgcttctgcgaggccgcTTCTACAGCCAAGCCTTGCAGAAgcgattacaccagcaaccaGATTTTTCTGGTATTTTCTCATTTCAAAATCTGATCCGTTGATCATCCGGAATCCATCCGAGGCCCCtggtacctcaaccaaacctaccaacaaggcccaaaacacaatacgaacttagtcgagtcttccaATCACATCAAACAGCGCTAAAAACActaatcaccctccaattcaaacttaatgaactttgaaactttaaacttctaccATCGatgaacctatcaaattacgtccgattgcccttaaattttgcacacaagtcataattgactttatatacctactccaacttccagaatcgaaatccgaccccgatatcaaaaatttcactcccGGTCATACTtctcaaaatcatccaaatttttaactttcgccaattgacgtcgaaatgacctacggacctccaaatcaacgttCGGACACGCACCTAagatcaaaatcaccatacggacctattctcatgctcggaatcccaaacggatatcgataacatcaaaatctatttcaacccaaacttagaaaattattaaaccttcaaaatgccaactttccttAATAAGCGCTGAAATACTCCCGGGCAATCCGACACTCGACCCAAATATACatccaagtccgaaattatcatatgaacctattagaaccttcaaatctagattccgaggtcatttataaaaattccaaACCTTAGTAAGTTTTCCAACATAAAGCTTCCCCaattagaatttttctttccaaatcaactccaaacttcccgaaattcgattccgactatacgtacaagtcataatacctgaagtgaagctactcattgCCTCAAACCATCGAACGATGTGCTAGgactcaaaacgactgatcgggtcatTATATAAAGTTAAGCtaaaatttgttttttttcttaaatatcaCAATTATTAGAGGTTACTTACAATCAGAATCGGTTTTCACCCATTTAGATCCATAATTAAAGGTTTTCTCTCGTTTTTTCTCTTCTTGCTCTTCCTTTTGTGGATGTTTGTCCTCTAAATATCTCTTTGTTGATGTCCGAGAGGCATTTTGAGGGCTTATTTTCTTGGAAAGCATTGTCCTCAAAAGCTGCAATTGTAAGATGCACGTTGTTACTAACATAAGATAAAGTTGTTAACAAAAAATTAGTGAGGATGCAGTTAGGAGGTATAGACTCAAAATTTTTgtcaaaaaatttatttatatttgtgaaATATCACgacaattttaataaatattaaattttaaaccATAATTTTATGCAAAATAAGCATGTCTTGCATGAACAATTAGAGGATATCGATTGATCCTGACCCCATAAGCGGGATCAAACATATTGTTGTAAGAAGCAAAACCACATATTTCTTCTAGAGAAATAACTCACGGTATGAGTCTAGCTTATTGATACATTCTAGAAAACTCTAAATAGATATTGATCTAATTCCAACATGAaaacaatttatttattttttaaagaataatTGAATCCATAATTTGGTTTAGCGGCAAGAACATAAATATTGAACTCATTAAGTTAAAATCTTAGATCCGGCTATATATGATAAGAACATAAGGGAAGTAGCAAAAATCTTAACAAGGATAGGATATTAAAAGTAATAGAAATATATTCATACCTTTTGCATTCTTGATTCGTGAATTGTATCTCGTAAACTAGGAACTGGACCAAACTTACCACTTACACAAACGAACATTTTCTTGAGAAGAAAAGAAATGGATTTCTTCCCAattgatttctttttgttctgcttatTGCAAACATCTTTGCATCTTCCTATAATCACTCTTATAGTTCTGTCAAGTTCTTCCTCGTCATAATCAAAATTGTCTGAATTAGTACTGCTAAATCTGCTGGAACTAATCCTACGATCAACTTCCAAACTTGAAGGATAATTAAGAAATCTGTCCAATGGAAGAATATAAAGGTGTTTAACGGGCAGGGTTGACCCGTTTCCGGACCGATCCAGACCGGTATTAACCCGGACCGGTGGTAGGGGGCGGGTAGGGCTGGGTTTGCGGGGTTAGGGGGTTGGTCCGTTTTTGTTTTTCGGTTAACCAGACCGGTCAAAACCGgtatagtaaaaatattattgaacCGGTTAACCGGACCGGTTCAACGgctattttctaaaaaaaaaaattaaaattcatatGACCGTTAGCATCAGTCAGCTTCTAATTTGACCATTGCCCAACGAATATTTGCAAGAATAGCCTTTTtggagaaatatttttaaaaaataacactTTTAGTAATTACTAATTAAGACCAACTGAAACCCAGATATATATTATTGTATGAATAAGCTAAATGattatttacaataattatataattattatgcaaatataattgatgatgttgTTGTTAATATAGGTAATATTAATCCCACTATGCATTGTACTACTTCTACTGCATGTGCTACTATGGATAAAGATGAAGGCCTTAATGGTTATAATATTTGGGCTACATTTCCGTCCACTCAAACCAatagcaggaacattgatgaacttcaattctacttgcaaaagcatTCAGAGCCTCGCACGaaggaattttcaccgttgggatggtggcatgagaatgaaaatcaatttcctgttctttctgctatggctcgggacgtgctgaatgtgccaatttcaactgttgcatcagagagtgcatttagtCAAGTATGACAACAACTAGGAGACAcccgtcactcattgggaagcaatgctttgaaagttttagtatgtttcagagattggattagatcagAATGAATAAATCAGGGACATGAAGATGTTGATAAACCAGAAGACAAGGAACTCGaggatatattaacacatggtcacccatctgaatttaacactccagaagatgGCCAAAAAGTTCATATTGATTACGAAGAACTTACTAAGGTAATACAAAACCTTTGAAGTTCtagatttatatttaataattaaactttaaatttactctttttttgttaatttagttgttgttaaatgtaaactttaatttggaagtttgaaataaaaaaagaacatGCAAATTATAGGTGCAATTCTTTTTCATCTTCATTATATTTtattatcttaaattcttaatgaaatattcaaataTAAGAATTTTAAATCCTTTGCATTCTTTATTCAAACACTCTTTttataagatttttttttgttttatatttttactttatattaatataaattacgatagttatacaaaacacaaaaaaaaccCTAGCCCGGCCCCTTAGGTCCGGAACCGTTCCTGTTCAATATTTGACTGGATGGGCCCGGACCTGTTAAGCCCGATTTGGAAAAATCGGTAACCGGCCCGGATTGGTGACCGGTCGGTCACTTTTTTTACTTAACCCCACCTGGCCCGactgtaatgatccgaccgatcgttttgagtattacaaccttgttTCCCCCATtaactgctcaatttatgctttacagttgttatgtgactcatcggggtgattggttcgggtccggtgagattttagaatgaattggaacacttagttctaaggtttaaagctcaagttaaaatagtgattggatgttgacttatgtgtaaacgacccagAAATAGAtttatgatgattccaatagtttcgtatagtgattttggacttaggagtgtgtccgaaaaattctTTGGAATcacgtagctaaattaggcttaaaatggctaaaatagaaatttaagttttgaagtttAAGCGgggagttgacattttgatatcagagtcggaatccagttctgaaaattttcatagctccattatgtcatttatgacttgtgtgcaaaatatgaggtcaatcggaattgaattgataagtttcggcatcgaatgtacaAGTTAGAATTCGTTAGTTTTCgtaaagcttgaattggggtatgattggtgatttagcattgtttgatgtgatttcagggttcgtctaagttcgtatgatgttttaggacatgttggtgtatttggttaaggtcctgggGCCTCGGGGgaatttcagatggttaacggaccGAAAATTGAACTTAAACAACTGCTGAAATTTTCTGATGCCTGTGTCTGATTTCCTTCTCCGCATTCGCGAGTGGGCTCTAGCGTCCGCGAAGGGGATCTTGAGGCAGGCAAGTTTTGCTCTTCGTGTTCGCCAGagggtctcgcatttgcgaagaggagcTAGGGTCAGGCgaagttgttcatcgcgttcgtgattgggtatcgcgttcgcaaaaggaaaaatagttggggtggatttttgccttcgcgttcgcgaaggggagctcgcgtttgcgaagaggagcTCGgtaaagcatcacgttcgcgagcagtatctcacgttcgcgaagggaaatgttagatatcacaattttttgcttcgtgaatgcgagagacctgtcgcattcgcgaagaagagaggtctcgacagaaagtttaagttttgagaatgggacttcgtcccattttttatttttgacggattggagcttgGGAAGAGGCgatgtttgggagattttcaagaaaaataatagagtaagtgttcttaactcagtatttgtcaaattacccgaatccatggttatttttaacaTGTAATCgatgaattaagttgaaaattgtagaaaaccctcttggtttaatttgaaaatttgagggCCGAGTTGATGTCTGAATTTGGAaaaatttatatggttagactcgtggttgaaagagcgttcatattttgtaacttttgtcgggttccgagatgtgggccccacgggcgattttagggtgaaatttcggattttgatggaaaatttatattttcatatggaattactTCCTgcaatttttattgactgaatcgaattatttgtggctagattcgaggtatttggaggccgattcgcgaggcaaaggcattacggaataaagaattacacggtttgaggtaagtaacaattctaaatttgATCCTTAGGGTATGAAACGTcggattatgtgttatatgattggttttgaggtgacgcacatgctaggtgatgggcgtgtgggcgtgtagcctaggaattgtgacttgatcaaattccatggaattgtgtagttgaataacctgttgttatctgtacattctctaTATAGTAGCGAAATTGAACCATAAATCATATTTAGATTATGTGTtaggcactgtagggacccacagaggtcgtgtacatgttgaattatctgctaaattattgtattatactcagtcacagtttacttatttattttatctaaatctctattgttcattattgatgcatcatatcattattgtttgggctgattatcatgattattaagagcccgagagactcgagagatttatgactgagtgaggccgagggcctaattatgaGATATTGAGTTGTCCGcgcagcacatgagttatccgtgcagatccagatattatactatagcacatgaattatccgtgcagcacgtgagttgtccgtgcggatctagatattgatactatagcatgtgaattgtccgtgcagtacgtgagttgtccatatTGATCCATATATTATTCTATAGCACataagttgtccgtgcggattatagcgcttgggctgaaggagcccctacggagtctgtacacaccctagtgaggaggtacctactgagtgcgagtactgaGTGTTGAGTGGATGGAATGGCTGGGTGATTGTggtcctgagaggatgcattttatttcattcttattgcactacagttgtcatatatcactgttctggaaatttctgagagatattatcttatgtttcagttgaacttgacatgaaattactgttttggccttaaatgttgaacttgaaagcatgcctactttattATGTTTGAAATTACTATAATTGGATTAAGTTgtgaagctcatcactactttcagttccttatttagtattgttacttgctgagttggttgtactcatactacaccctgtactttgtgtacagatccaggtgttcccgacATAGTGGGTGCTGATTTTCTTCGCACAGTTGATTATccggagattccgaggtagctgctggtgtttcgcagaccttgtctctcctttcttATCTTCTTgattactgtatttggtctcagactattatagcccatgttttccagacttgtgatgtatagatgctcatatactctgtgacaccccgatagttAGGAGTTCCGCATTATGTTTTGCGTTTTCTATTCCGGTTATGAGAACTTTTACTATTAAAACTGgattaaatttatttttgttaGAAGTGTTGAAAATATTTGTGagaaatcggcttgcctagtaccatgttaggcgccatcgcgacaggttaggattttaggtcgtggcaagttggtatcagatcctaggttacataggtctcatgagtcatgagcaggtatagtagagtcttgcagattggtacagagacatttgtactgatcttcgagaggctgccgaacccttaggaaaattttactttcttgtattctatcgtgcgaatttgttgattccggaaactaaatttctattattttattctttcacagatggtgaggacacgtactaccggatctgatggtcagccaccagtgccaccaattagggccgcaagaggccgaggtcgtggtagaggtcggggccgaggtagaggtcgaggtgtcgCTCATACAGCAGTTGGTGCAGCACTTGTAGCAGCACCTATAGCACCACCTGTTGCTCCAGCTTAGGAGAAGATTCCAGTTGTAGTTGAGCcggcaggaccagctcaggcactagctgtgcccattgtgattccaggccttcaggaggctctaacacagatattgacagtttgcaccgGCCTTGCTTAGGTAGTTTCGGCTCAGACTgcaccaaccacttctcaggccaggggaggtactcatacccctattgccTGTACTCCAGAGCAAgtagtgtagggacttcagataccgggggcactaccagcccaaccgACTGCAGCTGTTCAAGCCCtggtagtccccgttatggctgatgatgagcagaggatacttgagagatttaggaggcttcgacctccatcatttagcggtgctgagtcagaggatgctcagggttttctggaaaagtgccagtGGATACTTCgaacaacgggtattctggagaccagtggggactcgttcactacttttcaattttctggggctgccttcagatggtgggaggcttatgagaggcgtaggtcgGTCGGTACcataccacttacatggcaggagttctctattctctttttggagaagttcgtgctgCATTCTCGTAGGGAGGAGCTATGCAGACTGTTTGAACAGCTTCTGCAGGATGGCATGTatgtgacccagtacgagatgaggttttctgagttggatcgtcacgcagtttggttggttcccactgatagggagaggattagtaggttcattgatggccttatGTATCAGCTGCGGtttcttatgactagagagagggtatcttgtgccacttttgatgaggtggttgacattgctcggctgATAGAGGTGGTTTGTAACCAGGAGCatggtgagagggaggccaagaggcctcgaggttcgggcAATTTCGATGGGGTACCTTCTGGGGGACAGTCCTAccgtggtaggggtcgttcttacagacacaCTCAGACgagtcgtccagctcatcgtggtgcatcagatagccacggttcttacagtgctcactcaggccagtcttccttcagtgcactaccagcacagagttctcatcatgcttCATCCGCTCaagcttctacaggtaattcctcggattatcaggagcagcagttccgtcagaggaggggttgtttcaagtgcagagaatttggtcatttcaagagagattgtaCTAGGTTGTTGGGTTGGGCTCCACAACAAAGTTCTCGGCTGACGGCACCAACACCAGCAGTTACACCGCCCGCCctgccagctcggggtggggctcagccagttaggggtcgcccaagaggggggaGGCCGATCACGTAGcggtcaggctcgattctatgcttttcctgccaggccagatgtcgttgcctcagatgcagtgatcacaaatattgtctcagtgtgccatatGGAATCTTCTATATTATTTGGCCATgtttctacttattcgtatgtatcatcatactttacttattatctggatatgccgcgtgagtccttagtttcatttgTTCATTATCTACACCAGTggtactattattgtggaccgtgtgtatcggtcatgtgtg
This DNA window, taken from Nicotiana tabacum cultivar K326 chromosome 15, ASM71507v2, whole genome shotgun sequence, encodes the following:
- the LOC142169815 gene encoding protein DEEPER ROOTING 1-like, coding for MGETSPTRPLPPVRVNTGLDRSGNGSTLPVKHLYILPLDRFLNYPSSLEVDRRISSSRFSSTNSDNFDYDEEELDRTIRVIIGRCKDVCNKQNKKKSIGKKSISFLLKKMFVCVSGKFGPVPSLRDTIHESRMQKLLRTMLSKKISPQNASRTSTKRYLEDKHPQKEEQEEKKREKTFNYGSKWVKTDSDCK